A stretch of Lathyrus oleraceus cultivar Zhongwan6 chromosome 6, CAAS_Psat_ZW6_1.0, whole genome shotgun sequence DNA encodes these proteins:
- the LOC127092842 gene encoding nuclear transcription factor Y subunit B-4, which produces MGDNKGKNPDRELLKYNNNFTSDGDHDVIKEQDRLLPIANVGRIMKQILPPNAKISKEAKETMQECVSEFVSFVTGEASDKCHKEKRKTVNGDDVCWAMATLGFDDYAEPLKRYLYKYRELDVERGNNQNKGNEIETYNNYDGKEQQSPRKGSSSMFNNRNSGPQTKGF; this is translated from the coding sequence ATGGGTGATAACAAAGGCAAAAATCCAGACAGAGAACTCCTTAAGTACAACAACAATTTCACATCTGATGGAGATCACGATGTAATCAAAGAACAAGATCGTTTGCTTCCAATAGCTAATGTTGGTCGCATCATGAAACAAATCTTGCCTCCAAATGCAAAAATCTCCAAAGAAGCTAAAGAAACCATGCAAGAGTGTGTCTCAGAGTTTGTTAGTTTTGTAACTGGTGAAGCTTCTGACAAGTGTCACAAAGAGAAACGAAAGACGGTGAACGGTGACGATGTTTGTTGGGCCATGGCTACGCTAGGGTTTGATGATTATGCTGAGCCACTCAAAAGGTATTTGTATAAGTATAGGGAGTTGGATGTGGAAAGAGGTAATAACCAAAATAAAGGTAATGAAATTGAAACATATAATAATTATGATGGTAAGGAACAACAAAGTCCAAGGAAAGGTTCCTCTTCTATGTTCAATAATAGGAACAGTGGTCCTCAGACTAAGGGATTTTGA